A portion of the Oxynema aestuarii AP17 genome contains these proteins:
- a CDS encoding retropepsin-like aspartic protease, which yields MKLISSMATPLAIASELLAIAVFSLPIFAQTPPSSPPNSSDSGLEILGELAECVSTSLEAVPQADRQDLETLSMQCVFEVVILGPDGTLRSDANERMLALLEFTGGSLPARVVRGQAKVPLNPIEDRFLWTVPVTLGDRTYPFLLDTGASNSLLAHSIAAPLGLAGTPIPNDLFAYMVVGEDCSEVDATLMQFPHVSIDRATVEGMTGMGLPQTTIPQQLSGVLGLDFLSGFDAIVDPGRLELQLLPRSPAPVDAIPLEGKMGVMTAQVYLGDRGPFTFLLDTGAEVTAISQDLADRLSLDTTDLPTQEVVGFCGLETAALTTLERVRLADRQRDRLDAVILQKGVLDFLGIDGILGQNFLLHYKQHWRFDPPNALGFPDRGTLILSPATAP from the coding sequence ATGAAACTCATTTCCTCGATGGCTACTCCCTTGGCGATCGCCTCCGAATTGTTGGCGATCGCCGTGTTTTCTCTCCCCATTTTTGCCCAAACTCCGCCGAGTTCACCCCCTAATTCTTCCGATTCGGGCCTAGAGATTCTCGGCGAATTGGCGGAATGTGTCTCTACCAGTCTGGAAGCAGTCCCCCAAGCCGATCGCCAGGATTTGGAAACCCTCTCGATGCAGTGTGTTTTTGAGGTGGTCATCCTCGGCCCCGACGGCACGTTGCGATCGGATGCCAACGAACGAATGTTAGCACTGTTGGAGTTCACTGGGGGTAGCTTGCCCGCACGAGTGGTTCGCGGTCAAGCGAAGGTGCCGTTAAATCCTATAGAAGATCGCTTCTTGTGGACCGTTCCCGTGACTTTGGGCGATCGGACTTATCCCTTTCTCCTGGATACGGGCGCCTCGAATTCCTTGCTCGCTCACTCGATAGCGGCACCATTGGGGCTCGCGGGTACCCCGATTCCTAACGACTTGTTCGCCTACATGGTCGTCGGCGAAGACTGTTCTGAGGTCGATGCGACCCTGATGCAATTTCCTCACGTCAGTATCGACCGGGCCACGGTGGAGGGGATGACCGGGATGGGATTGCCCCAAACGACGATTCCCCAACAGCTCTCTGGGGTTCTCGGTTTGGATTTTTTGAGTGGGTTTGATGCGATCGTCGATCCGGGGCGCTTGGAACTGCAACTGTTGCCGCGATCCCCGGCCCCTGTCGATGCGATCCCCCTCGAAGGAAAAATGGGGGTGATGACCGCCCAAGTCTATCTCGGCGATCGCGGTCCGTTTACGTTTCTGCTCGATACGGGGGCGGAAGTTACGGCAATTTCTCAAGATTTAGCCGATCGCCTGTCTCTGGACACGACTGATTTACCGACTCAGGAGGTTGTAGGGTTTTGCGGTCTGGAAACTGCAGCCCTGACGACCTTGGAGCGCGTCCGTCTCGCCGATCGCCAGCGCGATCGACTCGATGCGGTGATTCTGCAAAAAGGGGTTCTCGATTTCCTCGGCATCGACGGGATCCTCGGTCAAAATTTTCTGCTCCACTACAAGCAACACTGGCGCTTCGATCCCCCCAATGCTCTCGGCTTCCCGGATCGGGGAACGTTGATTCTCTCCCCGGCGACCGCGCCCTAG